The following proteins are encoded in a genomic region of Bernardetia sp. MNP-M8:
- a CDS encoding sodium:proton antiporter — MLELAGLLVLGFFAQWLSWRIKVPAILPLIIIGLLVGPVSTLFTGDEGYLVSKGPKLIDGDSIFQGQVLFDVVSLAVGLILFEGGLTLKLSEVKVLGKAVRNIIVIGSVITMAGGTVAAMLIMDFSVQTALLFGSLIIVTGPTVIGPILRNVKPNFNITTILKWEGILIDPVGALIAILTYEFIISGTAGSQIGFIALKTFAITIAVGIAIGWVSAWLGNILISKELVPKYLQNIVMLGLVISSFALSNSIQHESGLLAVTIMGMALVNMKTSNLKEIISFNEDLVIILISFLFVLLSSRIDIVDIELVLTTNSFILFAVVVFILRPLSVFLSTWGTNLTLNEKIFLSYICPRGIVTAAVASIFSISLFQSKDYIIPLDEAAMLLPLVFLVIVGTVVLQGLTAKPIAKLLGVTRKEPNGVAFLSADESARFIAKILQKYNIPVLLADTSKANTREASMQQIPIYEGSILNEEAWEELDFAQYGQLWAMTPNAEINALACRILGEELVKDKVFRFISNREQETLNKEDYPKNILFDGRADFISFSHFIRKDPEIKEIKVNSREDVLNTLETKENKGKVIPLFVINDKNFVEPALALTPLEIGKETKFIYLKIK, encoded by the coding sequence ATGCTTGAACTTGCAGGGCTTCTCGTGCTTGGTTTTTTTGCTCAATGGTTGTCATGGCGTATCAAAGTACCAGCTATTCTTCCACTTATTATTATCGGACTTTTAGTAGGTCCTGTTTCTACACTTTTTACAGGTGATGAAGGATATTTAGTTTCAAAAGGTCCTAAACTTATTGATGGAGATTCTATTTTTCAAGGACAAGTTCTCTTTGATGTAGTTTCTTTAGCTGTTGGACTCATTCTTTTTGAAGGAGGATTAACACTTAAGCTATCTGAAGTAAAAGTATTAGGAAAGGCTGTTCGCAATATAATTGTCATTGGCTCAGTCATTACGATGGCTGGTGGAACAGTTGCTGCAATGCTAATTATGGACTTTTCTGTTCAAACGGCACTGCTTTTTGGCTCTCTTATTATCGTTACTGGTCCTACTGTTATTGGACCTATTCTTAGAAATGTCAAACCCAACTTTAATATTACTACCATTTTGAAGTGGGAAGGTATCTTGATTGACCCTGTGGGAGCATTAATAGCTATCTTAACCTATGAATTTATCATTTCAGGAACAGCAGGCTCACAAATTGGCTTTATTGCCCTTAAAACATTTGCCATTACTATTGCTGTCGGAATTGCGATAGGTTGGGTCTCAGCTTGGTTAGGTAATATATTAATTAGTAAAGAATTAGTCCCTAAATACCTTCAGAATATTGTTATGTTGGGCTTAGTTATTTCTTCTTTTGCCTTGTCTAACTCTATTCAGCACGAATCAGGCTTACTTGCAGTTACAATTATGGGAATGGCTTTAGTTAATATGAAAACTTCAAACTTAAAAGAAATAATCTCTTTTAATGAAGATTTAGTGATTATTCTAATTTCATTTTTGTTTGTTTTACTTTCTTCAAGAATTGATATTGTAGATATAGAATTAGTCTTGACAACCAACAGCTTTATTCTATTTGCTGTTGTCGTCTTTATTTTACGTCCATTATCTGTATTTTTAAGCACTTGGGGAACAAACTTAACTTTAAACGAAAAAATATTTCTATCCTATATTTGTCCTCGTGGAATTGTTACGGCTGCTGTGGCTTCTATTTTTTCTATTTCCCTATTTCAAAGCAAAGACTACATTATTCCTTTAGATGAAGCGGCAATGCTTTTACCGTTGGTATTTTTAGTTATTGTAGGAACAGTTGTTTTGCAAGGTCTTACTGCCAAACCAATAGCCAAGCTACTAGGAGTTACACGTAAAGAACCAAATGGAGTAGCCTTTTTGAGTGCTGATGAATCTGCTCGTTTTATTGCCAAAATTCTTCAAAAATACAATATTCCTGTCTTGCTTGCAGATACTTCTAAAGCAAATACAAGAGAGGCATCTATGCAACAAATTCCTATTTATGAAGGAAGTATTTTGAATGAAGAAGCATGGGAAGAATTAGATTTTGCTCAGTATGGACAGCTTTGGGCAATGACTCCTAATGCAGAAATAAATGCTTTAGCCTGTAGAATTTTAGGTGAAGAATTGGTCAAAGACAAAGTATTTCGTTTTATATCAAATCGTGAACAAGAAACTCTCAATAAAGAAGACTATCCAAAAAATATACTTTTTGATGGAAGAGCAGATTTTATTTCTTTTTCTCATTTTATTCGTAAAGACCCAGAAATAAAAGAAATAAAAGTAAATAGTCGTGAAGATGTATTGAATACATTAGAGACAAAAGAAAATAAAGGAAAAGTAATTCCTCTATTTGTAATCAACGATAAAAATTTTGTAGAACCTGCTTTAGCTCTTACACCCTTAGAAATAGGAAAAGAAACTAAATTTATATATCTAAAAATCAAATAA
- a CDS encoding leucyl aminopeptidase family protein: MQIFFTVREHLSESTPCIYLLGENFDNLPSTFSDNFPISSLVNYFEKEQIPTTVFLDNQVVFAVPYLAPIQENYVHKEKMRNQGHLVAQLIKTHSINKLQVLADAILSKESILCFLEGLNLGSYNYEKKGNSEDYFRDTLQVEVVFSSETETIEQEELEKMTTLCDAVWLTRDLVNDPPNFKKPSIYGQKIEELGKEAGFETEIWNKERIEAEKMGGILGVSQASHEDAIFAKLIYSPKDATNDTPIVLVGKGVTFDIGGANIKTSTAALEIMKSDMGGSASVVGLIYALAKNNIPLYVVGLLPITDNSISNQGLVPGDVITMRSGATVEITNTDGEGRLIMADALDYAKELAPELVIDLATLTGSAVRAIGEEGTVFMGNTDEVLKRALEKSGRETYERLVEFPLWNEYKDYLKSDVADIKNVGGSFAGAIVAGKFLEHFVDYDWIHMDIAAPAYLMKSSSYRGKNGTGTGVRLLYHFLIEQFS, from the coding sequence ATGCAAATTTTTTTTACTGTTCGTGAGCATCTTTCAGAATCTACTCCTTGTATTTATTTGCTAGGAGAAAATTTTGACAATCTTCCTTCTACATTTTCAGATAATTTTCCTATTTCTTCATTAGTAAATTATTTTGAAAAGGAGCAAATCCCCACTACTGTTTTCTTAGATAATCAAGTAGTTTTTGCAGTTCCTTATCTTGCCCCAATACAGGAAAATTATGTTCATAAAGAAAAAATGCGTAATCAAGGGCATTTAGTGGCACAGCTTATCAAAACTCATTCTATTAATAAGTTACAAGTTTTGGCTGATGCTATTTTGAGTAAAGAAAGTATTCTCTGCTTTTTAGAAGGTTTGAATTTAGGAAGTTATAATTATGAGAAAAAAGGAAATTCAGAGGACTATTTTAGAGATACTTTGCAGGTAGAAGTAGTTTTCTCAAGTGAAACAGAAACTATCGAACAAGAAGAGTTAGAAAAAATGACCACACTTTGTGACGCTGTTTGGCTAACAAGAGATTTGGTAAACGACCCTCCAAATTTTAAGAAACCATCTATATACGGACAAAAAATAGAAGAATTAGGAAAAGAAGCAGGTTTTGAAACCGAAATTTGGAATAAAGAGCGTATAGAAGCTGAAAAAATGGGAGGTATTTTGGGTGTTTCACAAGCTAGTCATGAAGATGCCATTTTTGCCAAACTCATTTATTCTCCAAAAGATGCTACTAATGATACGCCTATTGTTTTGGTGGGAAAAGGAGTAACTTTTGATATTGGAGGTGCAAATATTAAAACTTCAACGGCTGCCTTAGAAATTATGAAGTCAGACATGGGAGGTTCTGCCAGTGTGGTAGGACTTATTTATGCACTTGCTAAAAATAATATTCCATTATATGTTGTCGGACTTTTGCCTATTACAGATAATTCAATTAGTAATCAAGGATTAGTTCCAGGAGATGTAATTACGATGCGAAGTGGCGCAACTGTAGAAATCACCAACACAGACGGAGAAGGAAGACTCATTATGGCTGACGCTTTAGATTATGCAAAAGAATTAGCTCCAGAGTTAGTTATTGATTTAGCAACTCTTACAGGAAGTGCAGTGCGTGCTATAGGTGAAGAAGGTACTGTTTTTATGGGTAATACAGATGAAGTATTGAAAAGAGCTTTAGAAAAAAGTGGAAGAGAAACTTATGAGCGTTTGGTAGAATTTCCTTTATGGAACGAGTACAAAGATTATTTAAAATCTGATGTAGCTGATATTAAAAATGTGGGAGGAAGTTTTGCAGGAGCAATCGTTGCAGGAAAGTTTTTAGAACACTTTGTAGATTACGATTGGATTCACATGGATATAGCTGCGCCAGCTTATCTTATGAAATCGTCTAGTTATAGAGGTAAAAATGGAACAGGAACAGGTGTACGCCTCCTGTATCATTTCTTAATAGAGCAATTTTCTTAA
- the rpiB gene encoding ribose 5-phosphate isomerase B, whose amino-acid sequence MKISIANDHAGTEYKKFLQNYLTNLGHEVKNFGTDSSDSVDYPDFAHPLANSVTSNETELGILICGSGNGIAMSANKHADIRAAICWNEELAALARQHNNANVICIPARFVTQELAQKMVEIFLKTEFEGGRHQTRVEKISC is encoded by the coding sequence ATGAAAATTTCAATTGCCAACGACCACGCAGGAACTGAATACAAAAAATTCTTACAAAACTATCTGACTAATTTAGGTCACGAGGTTAAAAATTTTGGAACAGATAGTTCAGATTCAGTAGATTATCCCGATTTTGCACATCCATTAGCAAATTCTGTAACTAGTAACGAAACTGAATTGGGGATTTTGATTTGTGGAAGTGGAAACGGAATTGCTATGAGTGCCAATAAACATGCTGATATTCGTGCTGCCATTTGTTGGAATGAAGAATTAGCAGCTCTTGCTCGTCAGCATAATAATGCAAATGTAATTTGTATTCCTGCTCGTTTTGTAACACAAGAGTTAGCTCAAAAAATGGTTGAAATCTTCTTAAAAACAGAATTTGAAGGAGGAAGACATCAAACAAGAGTAGAAAAAATTTCTTGTTAA
- a CDS encoding M48 family metallopeptidase, which translates to MNASQILILIIAILVGDFLLENFLEWLNSQKQPAHLPNQFADIYTEDEYQKSKAYKKANTAFSLISNSVSFILTLIFLITGSFGWLSELLEVYFQNPIWHALAFFAVVTIASSLLGLPFSLYQTFVIEEKFGFNKTTKKLFITDKLKGLLLGAIVGGIIGYVLLYLVLEIGKNFWIYFWVIITVFSIGMQFFYASLIMPLFNKLTPLEDGQLRESIEEYAGSVYFPLQNIFVIDGSKRSTKANAFFMGFGKQKKVVFYDTILEKHSTEELVAIFAHEVGHYKKNHIPQTMAISIAQTGLTLFILAQIIFSKEISLALGANEWQIHLNMIAFGFLYSPISTITSVLFNIFSRKNEYEADNYAKETYGSKPLATALKKLSADSLSNLTPHPWYVFFKYSHPPLSERLKAMGE; encoded by the coding sequence ATGAACGCATCTCAAATCTTAATTCTTATCATTGCTATTTTAGTAGGCGATTTTTTATTAGAAAATTTTTTAGAATGGCTTAATTCTCAAAAACAACCTGCTCATTTGCCCAATCAGTTTGCAGATATTTACACGGAAGATGAATATCAAAAATCAAAAGCCTATAAGAAAGCAAATACAGCCTTTTCTTTGATTAGTAACTCTGTGAGCTTTATTCTTACACTTATATTTTTAATTACTGGTTCTTTTGGGTGGTTGAGCGAACTTTTAGAAGTTTATTTTCAAAATCCTATTTGGCACGCTCTTGCTTTTTTTGCAGTGGTTACGATAGCTTCTTCTCTTTTAGGATTGCCTTTTTCATTGTATCAAACTTTTGTTATTGAGGAGAAATTTGGATTTAACAAAACGACCAAAAAATTATTTATTACAGATAAATTAAAAGGACTTTTGCTTGGTGCAATAGTAGGAGGAATTATAGGTTATGTTCTTTTATATCTTGTTTTAGAAATTGGCAAAAACTTTTGGATTTACTTTTGGGTAATAATTACCGTTTTTTCTATTGGAATGCAGTTTTTTTATGCTTCCTTAATAATGCCACTCTTCAACAAACTAACCCCTTTAGAAGATGGACAACTTAGAGAATCTATTGAAGAATATGCAGGGAGTGTTTATTTTCCTCTTCAAAATATTTTCGTAATTGATGGCTCAAAACGCTCTACAAAAGCAAATGCCTTTTTTATGGGATTTGGAAAGCAGAAAAAAGTTGTTTTTTATGATACCATTTTAGAAAAACACAGTACAGAAGAACTAGTAGCTATTTTTGCTCACGAAGTAGGACATTATAAAAAGAATCATATTCCTCAAACTATGGCAATATCTATTGCACAAACAGGACTTACGCTTTTTATCTTGGCACAAATTATTTTTAGTAAGGAAATTTCTCTTGCCTTAGGTGCAAACGAATGGCAAATTCACTTAAATATGATTGCATTTGGTTTTCTTTATTCGCCTATTTCTACGATTACAAGTGTTTTATTTAATATTTTCTCTCGTAAAAACGAATATGAAGCTGATAATTATGCCAAAGAAACGTATGGTAGCAAACCTCTTGCAACAGCACTCAAAAAACTTTCTGCTGACTCACTTTCCAATCTTACGCCACACCCTTGGTACGTATTTTTTAAATATTCACATCCACCACTTAGTGAGCGTTTGAAGGCAATGGGAGAGTAA